A region from the Lolium perenne isolate Kyuss_39 chromosome 4, Kyuss_2.0, whole genome shotgun sequence genome encodes:
- the LOC127347809 gene encoding polygalacturonase QRT2-like translates to MASRKIVLAVLFLLLLFIFPAIAFAFTGGMHTESVHRRLGERSVKADTLSNRPVQRHRKLGQETKPPPDAEFNVVSYGAVGDGKTDDTPAFRKAWAAACSSSKPATMLVPKEKEFLVKQTTFSGQCKSGVRFKLDGTLVAPGRSSWPKENMNKWITFNNVDKLTVSGEGTMDGKGEVWWKNSCRIDKNLKCTEAPTALLLSKCNHLKVENIRLLNSQQMHMSVEDCKDVVLKHITIVAPGDSPNTDGIHIARTKDIQVMDCNIKTGDDCMSIETGTENLYASKITCGPGHGISVGSLGDKNSEARVSNITINKAHLIGTTNGARIKSWQGGKGYAKDITFEDIIMDKVKNPIIIDQNYCYMDDPLQPKACKKQTSAVELSNIQFKNIRGTSGTKEAIKLDCSDTIPCHDLVMQDVKLTFSGKGKGATSTCKNAKLKKSDNVIPKTC, encoded by the coding sequence ATGGCATCTCGCAAGATCGTCCTGGCAGTGCTTTTCCTGCTGTTATTGTTCATCTTCCCGGCAATTGCCTTTGCATTTACAGGCGGCATGCATACAGAGTCCGTGCACCGCAGACTGGGAGAGAGGAGCGTCAAGGCCGATACGCTAAGCAACAGACCTGTCCAGCGACATCGCAAACTTGGTCAAGAGACCAAGCCTCCTCCGGACGCCGAGTTCAACGTGGTTAGCTACGGAGCCGTTGGCGATGGCAAAACTGATGACACCCCGGCGTTTCGGAAAGCCTGGGCCGCGGCCTGCTCATCGTCTAAGCCAGCCACCATGTTGGTTCCGAAGGAGAAGGAATTTCTCGTCAAGCAGACCACCTTCTCGGGGCAGTGCAAGTCGGGCGTCAGATTCAAGCTCGACGGAACGTTGGTAGCTCCCGGACGATCATCTTGGCCGAAGGAGAACATGAATAAGTGGATCACGTTTAACAACGTTGATAAGCTAACCGTGTCGGGCGAAGGGACTATGGACGGGAAAGGTGAAGTCTGGTGGAAGAACTCGTGCCGAATCGACAAGAACCTCAAGTGTACAGAGGCCCCCACGGCGTTGTTGCTCAGCAAGTGCAATCACTTGAAGGTAGAAAATATCAGGCTCTTAAACAGCCAGCAAATGCATATGTCCGTCGAAGATTGCAAGGACGTAGTTCTAAAGCATATCACGATTGTTGCGCCCGGAGACAGCCCTAATACCGATGGCATCCACATTGCCCGCACGAAGGATATACAAGTCATGGATTGCAACATTAAAACTGGAGACGATTGCATGTCTATCGAGACCGGAACTGAGAACTTGTACGCCTCAAAGATAACATGCGGCCCGGGTCACGGAATCAGCGTTGGAAGCTTAGGTGACAAAAATTCTGAAGCTCGTGTTTCCAACATAACTATCAACAAAGCACACCTTATTGGCACGACGAATGGTGCACGCATAAAGTCGTGGCAAGGAGGAAAGGGATATGCCAAGGACATCACATTTGAGGATATCATCATGGACAAGGTCAAGAATCCAATAATCATCGACCAAAATTATTGCTATATGGATGATCCTTTGCAGCCCAAGGCATGCAAGAAACAAACTTCGGCGGTGGAGCTAAGTAATATCCAGTTCAAGAATATAAGAGGCACTAGTGGAACAAAAGAAGCTATCAAGCTAGACTGCAGCGACACCATCCCATGCCATGATCTAGTGATGCAGGATGTAAAACTTACCTTCAGCGGAAAAGGCAAAGGTGCTACAAGTACATGCAAGAACGCTAAGCTAAAGAAATCAGACAATGTCATTCCAAAAACATGCTGA